A genomic stretch from Capricornis sumatraensis isolate serow.1 chromosome 4, serow.2, whole genome shotgun sequence includes:
- the ATG101 gene encoding autophagy-related protein 101, with product MNCRSEVLEVSVEGRQVEEAMLAVLHTVLLHRSTGKFHYKKEGTYSIGTVGTQDVDCDFIDFTYVRVSSEELDRALRKVVGEFRDALRNSGGDGLGQMSLEFYQKKKSRWPFSDECIPWEVWTVKVHVVALATEQERQICREKVGEKLCEKIISIVEVMNRHEYLPKMPTQSEVDNVFDTGLRDVQPYLYKISFQVTDALGSSVTTTMRRLIKDTLAL from the exons ATGAACTGCCGATCGGAGGTGCTGGAGGTGTCGGTCGAGGGGCGGCAGGTGGAGGAGGCTATGCTGGCCGTGCTGCATACGGTGCTCCTGCACCGCAGCACCGGCAAGTTCCACTACAAGAAGGAGGGCACCTACTCCATCGGCACCGTGGGCACCCAGGATGTGGACTGCGACTTCATCGACTTCACCTACGTGCGTGTCTCCTCAGAGGAGCTGGACCGCGCTCTGCGCAAGGTCGTCGGGGAATTCAGG GATGCTCTGCGCAACTCCGGGGGCGACGGGCTGGGGCAGATGTCCCTGGAGTTCTACCAGAAGAAGAAGTCTCGCTGGCCGTTCTCCGACGAGTGCATCCCCTGGGAAGTGTGGACGGTCAAGGTGCACGTGGTGGCCCTGGCCACGGAGCAGGAGCGGCAGATCTGCCGAGAGAAGGTGGGGGAGAAGCTCTGCGAGAAGATCATCAGCATCGTGGAGGTGATGAACCGGCACGAGTACCTGCCCAAGATGCCCACGCAGTCAGAGGTGGACAACGTGTTTGACACGGGCTTGCGGGACGTGCAGCCCTACCTCTACAAGATTTCCTTCCAGGTCACTGATGCCCTGGGCTCCTCCGTCACCACCACCATGCGCAGGCTGATCAAAGACACCCTGGCCCTCTAG
- the SMIM41 gene encoding small integral membrane protein 41, whose amino-acid sequence MNSSQAGATARGAWQSSCCNQSGVPLEPPEGPRAVQAAVLGVLSLLVLCGVLFLGAGLLLRAQGLTALLARELRSSREGEPGGASVDDDDS is encoded by the coding sequence ATGAACAGCTCGCAGGCGGGCGCCACGGCCCGGGGCGCCTGGCAGAGCTCCTGCTGCAACCAGTCGGGGGTGCCGCTGGAGCCCCCCGAGGGGCCGCGCGCCGTGCAGGCGGCGGTGCTGGGCGTGCTGTCGCTGCTCGTGCTGTGCGGGGTCCTCTTCCTGGGCGCTGGCCTCCTGCTCCGCGCCCAGGGTTTAACGGCGCTGCTGGCCCGAGAGCTGCGCTCGTCCCGGGAGGGCGAGCCCGGCGGCGCCAGCGTCGATGACGACGACTCCTAG
- the NR4A1 gene encoding nuclear receptor subfamily 4immunitygroup A member 1: MPCIQAQYGTPAPSPGPRDHLAGDLLTPELSKPTMDLASPEAAPAVPAALPSFSTFMDGYTGEFDTFLYQLPGTAQPCSSASSSASSTSSSSATSPASASFKFEDFQVYGCYPGTLSGPLDETLSSSGSDYYGSPCSAPSPSTPSFQPPQLSPWDGSFGPFSPSQTYEGLRAWTEQLPKASGHPQPPAFFSFSPPPGPSPSLAPSPLKLFPSQAAHQLGEGESYSMPTAFPGLVPTSPHLDGSGRLDAPVTSAKARSGAPGGSEGRCAVCGDNASCQHYGVRTCEGCKGFFKRTVQKNAKYICLANKDCPVDKRRRNRCQFCRFQKCLAVGMVKEVVRTDSLKGRRGRLPSKPKQPPETSPAHLLTSLVRAHLDSGPSTSKLDYSKFQELALPHFGKEDAGDVQQFYDLLSGSLEAIRKWAEKIPGFAELSPGDQDLLLESAFLELFILRLAYRSKPAEGKLIFCSGLVLHRLQCARGFGDWIDSILAFSRSLHSLVVDIPAFACLSALVLITDRHGLQEPRRVEELQNRIASCLKEHVSAEAGEPQPASCLSRLLGKLPELRTLCTQGLQRIFYLKLEDLVPPPPIVDKIFMDTLPF, translated from the exons ATGCCCTGTATCCAAGCCCAGTATGGGACACCAGCACCGAGCCCAGGGCCCCGTGACCACCTGGCAGGCGACCTCCTGACCCCCGAGCTCAGCAAGCCCACCATGGACCTGGCCAGCCCCGAGGCGGCCCCCGCTGTCCCTGCCGCCTTGCCCAGCTTCAGCACCTTCATGGACGGCTACACAGGGGAGTTCGACACCTTCCTCTACCAACTGCCGGGCACGGCCCAGCCGTGCTCCTCGGcctcctcctcagcctcctcCACGTCCTCGTCGTCAGCCACCTCCCCAGCCTCTGCTTCCTTCAAGTTCGAGGACTTCCAGGTGTACGGCTGCTACCCTGGCACGCTGAGTGGCCCCCTGGACGAGACCCTGTCCTCCAGCGGCTCTGACTACTATGGCAGTCCCTGCTCTGCACCGTCACCATCCACACCCAGCTTCCAGCCGCCCCAGCTCTCTCCCTGGGATGGCTCCTTCGGCCCCTTCTCGCCCAGCCAGACTTATGAAGGCCTGCGGgcatggacagagcagctgccCAAGGCTTCTGGGCACCCCCAGCCACCGGCCTTCTTTTCCTTCAGCCCTCCCCCCGGCCCCAGTCCCAGCCTGGCCCCAAGCCCCCTGAAGCTGTTCCCCTCACAGGCCGCCCAccagctgggggagggagagagctaTTCCATGCCAACAGCGTTCCCAGGCCTGGTGCCCACTTCTCCCCACCTTGATGGCTCAGGGAGGCTGGACGCGCCCGTGACCTCTGCCAAGGCCCGGAGTGGGGCTCCGGGTGGAAGTGAGGGCCGCTGTGCTGTGTGTGGGGACAATGCTTCCTGCCAGCATTATGGTGTCCGCACCTGTGAGGGCTGCAAAGGCTTCTTCAAG CGCACAGTGCAGAAAAATGCCAAGTACATCTGCCTGGCTAACAAGGACTGCCCTGTGGACAAGAGGCGGCGAAACCGCTGCCAGTTCTGCCGCTTCCAGAAGTGCCTGGCCGTGGGCATGGTGAAGGAAG TTGTCCGGACAGACAGCCTGAAAGGACGGCGGGGTCGGCTCCCTTCAAAGCCCAAGCAGCCCCCAGAAACCTCCCCAGCCCACCTACTCACCTCCCTGGTCCGGGCGCACCTGGACTCAGGGCCCAGCACTTCTAAACTGGACTACTCCAAG TTCCAGGAGCTGGCACTGCCCCACTTCGGGAAAGAGGATGCTGGGGACGTGCAGCAGTTCTACGACCTGCTCTCGGGTTCCCTGGAGGCGATCCGCAAGTGGGCCGAGAAAATCCCTGGCTTTGCCGAACTGTCTCCCGGAGACCAGGACCTGCTGCTGGAGTCCGCCTTTCTGGAGCTCTTTATCCTCCGTCTGGCCTACCG GTCTAAACCAGCCGAGGGGAAGCTCATCTTCTGCTCAGGCCTGGTGCTGCACCGGCTGCAATGTGCCCGTGGCTTCGGGGACTGGATCGACAGCATCTTGGCCTTCTCTCGCTCCCTGCACAGCTTGGTGGTAGACATCCCTGCCTTCGCCTGCCTCTCCGCGCTTGTCCTCATCACAG ACCGGCATGGGCTGCAGGAGCCTCGCCGGGTAGAGGAGCTGCAGAACCGCATTGCCAGCTGCCTGAAGGAGCACGTCTCGGCCGAGGCGGGTGAGCCCCAGCCGGCCAGCTGCCTGTCACGCCTGCTGGGCAAGCTGCCCGAGCTGCGGACCCTGTGCACCCAGGGCTTGCAGCGCATCTTCTACCTCAAGCTGGAGGACTTGGTGCCCCCTCCACCCATCGTCGACAAGATCTTTATGGACACACTGCCCTTCTGA